The segment AGAATCTTTAGAGGATGAGGATGTCAGGATCAGAGCAGCTGAAGCACTGGGTAAAGTAGGAGCAGGGCATGGAGATATAGTAATACCTGCGTTAATAGAATCTTTAGAGGATGAGGATGAGGATGTCAGGAGCAGTGCAGCTGAAGCATTGGTTAAAATAGGAGCAGGGCATGGAGATATAGTAGTACCTGTGCTAATAAATGCTTTAAAGGA is part of the Candidatus Jidaibacter acanthamoeba genome and harbors:
- a CDS encoding HEAT repeat domain-containing protein, which translates into the protein EALVKVGAGHVDIVVPALINALKDSDCWVRWNAAEVLGKVGAGHGDLVVPALIESLEDEDVRIRAAEALGKVGAGHGDIVIPALIESLEDEDEDVRSSAAEALVKIGAGHGDIVVPVLINALK